In the genome of Stomoxys calcitrans chromosome 4, idStoCalc2.1, whole genome shotgun sequence, the window acatggtctgatatggaccatacgcgGTTCGGATATCGGATGGCCAAGTCCAACTCCTTGTTGCAAATGTATTacaaagtatggtccgatctggaccaaattcggttCGAACACCAGAAGTCTGGTCTaactcactgctttaaatttcggcgaaataggaaaatgcggctttttatgggcttaacaccctcaatcggtagatcggtgtatatggcagctgtatccaaatatggtacgatcgAGCTATGTATATTTGGGAAATTAGTTGGGAAATTGAATGTTTGCTCTCAGAACTCTAAACCCTTTTTGAGCTTTGCCCCTCTGACCAaatacagggtgcgccagagaaacttacttatttgaaagaACAATTAAACAAAAGTACTTCAGTAATTATTTTAGATCTTTATATACgcaccactataggataggaatagtcattccgttttcataacacatcgaaatatccatttccgaccctacaaagtatatatatgtatctcggATCGTCGTAGAATTCGAAGgggatttaacgatgtccgtgtgtctgtccgtccgtcttttgtaaTCACGCGACTTTTAGCTGTACGCAGGTTaagaacgggccaaatcggaccatatttggatatattggcttgcccaaaaagtaattgcggattttttaaaagaaagtaaatgatttttttataaaacttagaatgaactttaatcaaataccctttttttctacagcaagctaaaagtaacagctgataactgacagaagaaagaatgcaattacagagtcacaagctgcgaaaaaaattttcaacgccgactatatgaaaagtccgcaattactttttgggcaacccaatagttgtcatgaaattttaaatagtgggttgttttaaacctcccgatatccgactcaaatatggctcagatcggacgatatttagatatagctgccatataaaccgatctgcctatcTACCGATCCGTGTCTAAATCCGcataaatacgcatttattatccgatttcgcaattTTGGtcagaaatttagcatgtagtgttacgttaagatttctaacaactgcgttaagtatggtccgaatcggtttataaccggatatagctcccatataaaccgatctcccgatttgactccgtagcccttacaagccgcaatttttatccgatttggctgaaattttgcatgcggtgttctgttacgacttctaataactgtgccaaatacggtccgaatcagtctataacctgatattgctcccatgtaaaccgatctctcgatcatccttgttcggttcatccttgctggtttggcagaaatttgctatgtggaataaaatcatgcccttcaacttaatttattttgtgtacatttttagcagaatccatggtggtgggttctcaagattcggcccggtcgaacttagctcgcttgtACTGGTTATTCTCTAagtcctagagggcgcaacttttatcccatttggttgATATGTTGCACAATGACATTTCCTCCAGCATCAATGCCAAGTGTGATTTACTTCGctgtattacctgatatagctctcagataaaccaatcttccgattatacaTTTGAGACCCTAGAGCGTGCAATTGGTATGCTCTTGGATTCTATTCCCCTTCACATATTAACTGAGCTCTTTCGtagacatttttagcagaattcatggaggtcgttttaaattttggaaaattgtttCTTGGCTACTTACATCAGTTATATTTTGGGAATTATACTTGTCATAGTTATGGCCATTCTTAAGGTAGAATTTCTCCAACTTTTTAGTGATTTTCTGCTGTTCTGCATTGCCCAAATGGTCATAGTTTAGAACGATGGGCAAGACTTTGTGGAATTTGGCTTTAAAATCCTTTAAAACATCGGGAATATTCAAGAGAGAAGCGGTTTTCAGCAGACCTTCCTCAGAGGTGACACCAATCATTATAGGCAGCTGCAGACCATGTGGTTGAGAAGCGGAGCGTGGCAAGACTGTTAGGAAAGCATCGGGATGGTCGGGTTCCACGACTGGTGGGAATGGTATCATGGGATCAAAGTCCCAAtcctaaattttaaaatttcaaatgctCAAAGAAATGTCACGTGGATCACAAGGTTTTCACTTACAAAGAGATCGTAAATGGTGGCCACAATATCATTTGCTGGCTTCTCTCTTAGGCACTCCAACATTCTAGGCCAGTTACCATCACTGGGGCATCCCACAAGCTTAGCCATTTTCCTGGCCCTTTGCGAGGGCACTCCTTTGTGGGCTGGTTGGGCCCAAGGATTAAAGTAGGCTCCCGACTGGACAATGCCTCTATGGAAAAGACCCTTGGATTTCTCGGACAACATGTGGTAGGTGACACTGGCTCCTCCAGCACTTTCTCCAAAAATCGTAACACTATTAGGATTGCCACCGAATGAGGCTATATTGGCCTTGATCCACTTTAAAACCTCCAGTTGATCTTTTAGGCCAAAGTTGCCTGGACAATCCACAGTCTCGGTACTCAAAAAACCCAGGGGGCCTAAACGGAAATTGGCAGAAACTAAAATAATATCATGATTCAACAAAAAGTCAGGACCATAGAAGCTGCTTATGCCAGAACCGCATTCCCAGCCACCGCCATGGAATCACACCATAACGGGCAATGGTTCATTGCTTTCCGGTGCctataaaatttaagaaggcAAACACttttaaatgtagaataaaatgtttAAGAGAAAATATACCTCGGGTGTGTAAACATTCAGATACAAACAATCCTCGCTGCCTTCGAGTATCATATCTCTGCGGAAGGGATCACGTTGAGTGCACTTGGGTGAATCTTCGATGACATGTTTCTCCCCACTCCACGCTCTATAGGGAACAGGGTGCTGAAAATGAATTAAATTAATGTTGGAATTTGTTTTCAAAGGTACTTGTAACAAACTAATTGtaaatattgtatattgtaactcctcgaaatattcctctgaggccccataaagtatatatattcttaatcgtcatatcattttaagtcgatctagccatgtccgtgcgtccatccgtccgtccgtccatccatccgcctgtccgtccatccgcccgtccgtccatccgtccgtccgtccgtccatccgtccgtccgtccgtccgtccatccgtccgtccatccgtccgtccatccgtccatccgtccgtccatccgtccgtccatccgtccgtccgtccatccgtccgtccatccgtccgtccatccgtccgtccatccgtccgtccatccgtccgtccgtccgtccatccgtccgtccatccgtccgtccatccgtccgtccatccgtccgtccatccgtccgtccatccgtccgtccatccgtccgtccatccgtccgtccatccgtccgtccatccgtccgtccatccgtccatccgtccgtccgtccgtccatccgtccgtccgtccgtccgtccatccgtccgtccgtccatccgtccgtccgtccatccgtccgtccatccgtccgtccatccgtccgtccatccgtccgtccatccgtccgtccatccgtccgtccatccgtccgtccatccgtctgtccatccgtccgtccatccgtccgtccatccgtccgtccatccgtccgtccatccgtccgtccatccgtccgtccatccgtccgtccatccgtccgtccatccgtccgtccatccgtccgtccatccgtccgtccatccgtccgtccatccgtccgtccatccatccgtccgtccatccgtccgtccatccgtccgtccatccgtccgtccatccgtccgtccgtccgtccatccgtccgtccatccgtccgtccatccgtccgtccatccgtccgtccgtccatccgtccgtccatccgtccgtccatccgtccgtccatccgtccgtccatccgtccgtccatccgtccgtccgtccatccgtccgtccatccgtccgtccatccgtccgtccatccgtccgtccatccgtccgtccatccgtccgtccatccgtccgtccatccgtccgtccatccgtccgtccatccgtccgtccatccgtccatccgtccgtccatccgtccgtccatccgtccgtccatccgtccgtccatccgtccgtccatccgtccgtccatccgtccgtccatccgtccgtccatccgtccgtccatccgtccgtccatccgtccgtccatccgtccgtccatccgtccgtccatccgtccgtccatccgtccgtccatccttccgtccatccgtccatccgtccgtccatccgtccgtccgtccatccgtccgtccatccgtccgtccatccgtccgtccatccgtccgtccatccatccgtccgtccatccgtccgtccgtccatccgtccgtccatccgtccgtccatccgtccgtccatccgtccgtccatccgtccgtccatccgtccgtccatccgtccgtccatccgtccgtccatccgtccgtccatccgtccgtccatccgtccgtccatccgtccgtccatccgtccgtccatccgtccgtccatccgtccgtccatccgtccgtccgtccatccgtccgtccatccgtccgtccatccgtccgtccgtccatccgtccgtccatccgtccatccgtccgtccatccgtccgtccatccgtccgtccatccgtccgtccatccgtccgtccatccgtccgtccatccgtccgtccatccgtccgtccatccgtccgtccatccgtccgtccatccgtccgtccatccttccgtccatccgatttggctgaaaatttgcattaggtgttttgttacgatttccaataactgcatTAAgtctggttgaaatcggtccataacctgacatagttgtcatataaaccgatctggggtcttaacttcttcaacctctacagggcgcaattgttatccgattcggatgaaattttacatgaggtgttttgttatgacttccaaaaactgtggtaagtatggtttaaatgtgtctataatttggtatagctgccatataaaccgatctagggtcttgacttcttgaggcactagagagcgcaattcatatcggatttagctgaaattttgcatgaggtgttttattatgacttccaacaacagtagtAAGAatagtccaaattggtccataacctgatatagctgccatataaaccgtccttgggtcatgacttctagagcttctagagggcgcaattcttattggatttggctgaaaatgtgcacatgtcgttttggcatgatttccaacaactgtgccaagtatagtctatattagtctataaccagatatagtcgccatataaaccgatctcccgaaaagacttcttgagcctctagagggcacaattcttattggatttggccgaaattttgcactaagtgcttaattttgactttcaataactgtgttatgtatggtctaaatcactccatatcctgatatagccgccatataaaccgatcttccgattagacttcttggaattctaaagggcgaaattcttttccaatatggttgaaattttgcatatgccgTTTtcgtatgactttcaaaaactgttccaagtatggtccaaattggcatataacctgataaagctgctatataaaccgatctcccagtttgagtttttcagcctctagagggagcagttattactcgatttgccttaaattttggaggcggtgtttttctatgactggtgtttttctattcggaaaagtaatttaaagaactagaaaaatgcgatccatggtgggattcggcccggccgaatttagcacgcttttacttgttttgcacaGTGTATGGCATAATCGCACTGCCTTAAATTTGGATTTCTTAACATAATGCTTctgtaccatttattttaatttttgcattttcatacccaccaccataggatggaggaatactaatctagtcattccgtttgtaacacctcgaaatattcgtctaagaccccataaagtatatatattcttgatcgtctcgacattccgagtcgatctagccatgtcagtcccttcgtccgtccgtctgtcaaaatcaggatagacgtcgaacgcgtaaagctagccgctcaaaatttttcaaagatactaagtattgatgtaggtcgttggggattgcaaatggggtcacatcggttcagatttagatataactcccatataaaccgatttcccgaactgatttcttgagcccttacaagctgcaatttttgtccgttttggatgaaattttgcacgtagtgttctgttatgacttccaataactgtgtcacggttcaaatcggtatataacgtgatatatctcccatataaaccgatctcccgatttgacttcttgagtccttacaacctgcaatttttgtccgatttggctgaaattttgcatacgaagttctgttacgacttccgatTTCCAATATCCAACATTCAACAATcagtctagaacctgatatagctttcatgtaaaccgttctctcgatcatccttgttcggtttctaaaagctttaatttagataatgttatgcccttcaactaaatttattttgtgtaaatttttagtagaatcccatggtggtgggttcccaagattcgtcccggccgaacttatcacgcttttacttgttttttttattttcaaattttcacaattaAATTCCAATGAGTGACCGACGGCTTAACACCACAAATTTTTAATCATTGTCTTTAGAAGTAAATCACTAAACGATTGAAACTAGGAGCACAAAAAAAGCGATTTATATTTCTTTTCAATTGTATTTGTtagattttttaacttttctttgTCCACATTCTCgtatataatttttaacaacTTTTAGCACACCTTAAAACGCAACTCTCCCAAAGGAGGTTCTGCATAGGGCACACCCATGAAAGCACGCATGTGACGTCCTTTATGCGTTAGCAGATGACGTCCCACCAATATACCGCCGTGTGGGAGTTGAACCTTCAGCTGAGGTGAGGTACGCGCTTCTGAGGTGCCATCTCTTTGTAAAATCAAACAAATCACGGCAAGCAAGAGATGCGTCTTTATTGCGCAAAAGCAAAAAGACCGACGACGATCATTCGTAACGGACGAGACCAACGACATCTTGCGCGTACGAATTTGGAACTCAGACTGGGCTTTGCCATGTCAGAGTTGGTGGTTTAATAGAATTTCATCCAATCCAATGCCGACCATTTCCGATGTGTGCTAGACTTCAAAATCAACTCACGCCAGTGgtgtgtttgtctgtttgccGTTTTGTCCATCTAACTGTTGGTACCTGCTGCTTGACGAGAGATTTcgtaagatttttttctttacactcgaatgactttgaatttttgttttttgagtgtAGTGAAGATCTCGCCAATAGGTTTGGAGActttttagagaacatttcgCACAAGGCGTTCGGCATTGATTTACTCATTCAATATTCCAAAATGAGTTTGGAGAAAAGTAAGATGTTTGTGACAACATCTATAcaggttcgttttttttttttaaatttgtagtaCTCATAGCcagagttttttttatttttttattttaaattaaatgagATCTTCATAGAGAGTAATTGCGTTATTATACTTTGTAGGGAGTCATAATTTTGTATTCAAACCGGAATCATCAATTGTCTGAGTAATAGAAGGCAGCCAACGTGAAAGGCTTTGCTTGTCTTGGTAACATCGTAATAAactcaaaattgaaaaaaaaaaacaaatatcgcCTACAGGTAATGAAATACACTGGATAGGTCTCTATCCCAGTAATGTATAGCAATATTGTCTACTACAACTTATTATCCCAATTTGCGCTTTTATATgcccaagaagtttaatcgagatattggtttaTACGACAACTATCTCTAGGCTAGGTAAGTTGGAAggggtaaaatgcaaatttgcccatgaacattctattaaggaacagcggggtaacacttttcttatatcaatgagtagAGTCCGTTACAAGATTTAAGAGCAATGTTATGGGATCTTTTTTTATTGCCCGAACTAGAAGTATGTACGTGAGTTGTCGTGAGACTCGACTCCAATCACATGATCGTGCGTGACCGTGATTAAATCAAAATTATCGTGCTTGGGCGTGAGTGAATGTAATCCCCCTCACGACACTAATCATGACTCACGGCTCACCAGAAAATCAAGATTAacggtaaacaagtaaaaaggcgttaatttcgcgcggaccgaactttggatacccaacacctcgggtatatatgtaaaccacctttcgtcaaaatccggtgaaaaatgcataccttagcagctatatcgaaatatgtaccgatttgggccaagttgcagaaaaatgtcgaagggcctgacaaaactcactgtcccaaatttcagcaaaatctgacaataaatgcgccttttatgggcccaaaacctgaaatcgagagatcggtttatgtggtagctatatgcaaatctgaaccgatctgggccaaattgaagaaggatgtcgaagtgtctTACACAAcccaccgttccaaatttcggcaagatcggacaataaattcgcattttatggacccaaaaccttaaatcgagagatcggtcaataatacagctctatccaaatctggaccgatctgtgccatattgcagaaatatgtcgaggggcttaacttaacttactgtcccaaatttcggctacatcggacaataaatgggccttttatgggcccaaaacctcaaacagagagatcggtctatatgccagctatatccaaatctggaccgatctgagccaaattgaagaatgacgtcgaagggcctaacacaactcactgtcccaaattttggctacatcggacaataaatgcgccttttatgggcccaaaatctcaaatcaagagatcggtctatatggcagctatatccaaatctggatcgatctgggccaaattgaaggaggatgtcgaaaggaggactcactgtcccaaattttggaaaaaccggacaataaatgcactttttatgggcccaaaacctgaaatcgagagatcggtctatatggcagctatatccaaatctggaccgatctgggcaaaattggagaaggatgtcgaagggcttcacacaactcactgtcccaaaattcagcaaaatcggataataaatgtggcttttatgggcctatgaccctaaatcggcgcatcggtctatatgggggctatatcaagatatagtccgatatagcctatcttcgaacttaacttgcttatggacaaaaagaatctgtgaaaagttccggctcaatacctctattattagagactgtagcgtgatttcaacagacagacggacagacatggcgagatcgtcttagatttttacgctgatcaagaatatatttactctatagggtcggaaatggatatttcgatgggttgcaaacggaatgacaatatgaatatacccccttccttcggtggtgggtataaaaagaaaaaacaagtaagagcgtgctaagttcggccgggccgaatcctatataccctccaccatgaatcgcatttgtcgatttctatgcgcggtatctctttttaggcaaacaaagaatatggaataagaactgttatgcttttggagctatatcaagttttggagctatatcaattcggaccataaatgaatgctgaacattgtagaagtcattgtgtaatatttcagttcattcggataagaattgcgccttgtaggggcccaagaaccaaaatcgggagataggttaatATTCATATCATATtagtattttgaaggtcatgagataagccgttgtacgaaatttctgccaaatcggatgaaaattgcgccctctagcggctcaagaagtcaagattccagataggtttatatggcagctacattaggttctacaccgatttacgccatactaagcacagttattgaaagtcataacaaaacacctcatgcaaaatttcggccaaatcggataagaattgcgccctttagaggctcaagaagtcaatacccaagatcggtttatatggcagctatatcaaaatatggaccgatttaaaccatacttagcgtagttgttggaagtgctgccaacactatgtgcaaaatttcaataaaatcggataagaattgcgacctctagaggcccaagaagtcaagacagacggacgcacagacggacggacatggctacatcgacttaaaatgacgatcaagaaaatatatactttatggggtcgtatacacatatttcgaggtgttacaaacataatgacgaaattagtatacccccatcctatggtggagggtataataagtcaCCCTTTAATGCCTTGTACCCGCTTAGTGCAATTGGGTTCAAATGTGAATAATTGCAAAATACTCTTTAAATACCCTCATATTTGAGTCAGTAATATATTCGCATGTTAAGGTCAAGCGAATTATATAGCAGGGGAGTGATTGTGGTAATAATTACCCCTTGTGTTTATTGGTAAAAGCCCTTTATATTTTTGTGCATCTCATTATTGATTTTGTAGCGAagtttggcatggatgttgcaaGCCACAACAAAATTGCATGCAAAACATTTTAGACCAAATGTGCCCTCCAGGGTATCAATTGGTTAATAGGGCAGCCATACGTGAACATGGTAAAATTTGGGTCATTTGACCAATTTGAccaatcctatgatggtgggcataaaacttttttttacgttttttcTAAGGTTTAAATCTTTAAAAAGTAATATTTGAATACGTTACTTCATTTAGGAAATTAGGTGACAACTTTCGATCtcatgcattttttatacccaccatatagggggtatattcatttagtcattccgtttgcaacacatcgaaatatcaatatcagacatacaaagtatatatatttcggatcggcgtaaaattctaagacgttttaacgacgtccgtgtgtctgtccgtttgtccgtccgtctgttgtaatcaccctacagccttcaaatattaagatattgagctgaaatttggcacagatacgtcttattGATGCACGCTGTTTAAGatcttgaacaggccaaatcggaccatatttgatatagctgctatatagaccaattttccgataaagagtctaatgcccataaaaactttattttttatccgattttgctgaaatttgaaacaggaagtagtttaaggcctcccgacaactgacccaaatatggttcagatcggactatatttagatatagctgtcatatagaccgatctcctgataaggggtctgaagcccataaaagctttatttattaaccgatttcgtggaaattagcaacagtgggttattttaagcctcccgacatctgacttaaatatgcaTTAGATCGGTCcgtagttagatatagctgccatatagaccaatctcccgataaggggtctaaaggccatttaagctttatttattacccgatttcgctgaaatttaacacagtgggttattttaagcctcccgacatctgacttaaatatggtttagatcggactatatttagatatagctgccatatagatcgatctcccgataaagggtctgaaggccataaaagctttatttattacccgatttctctgaaatttacaaaagtgggttattttaagccttccgacatctgacctaaatatggttcagatcggactatatttagatatagctgccatacagaccgatctcccgataaagggcctgaagcccataaaagctttattttttatccgaattcgctgaaatttgaaacagtgagttatttttagcctcctgacacccgacttaaatatggttcagatcggactatatttagatatagctgccatatagaccgatttgccgataagggGGCTGAAGccaatgaaagctttatttattacccgatttcgctgaaatttgcaacagggagtagattaagacctcccaacattcgacttaaatatggttctgatcggactatatttagatatagctgctatatagaccgatcagccgataaggggactgaagcccattaaagctttatttattacccgatttcgctgaaatttgaaacagtgagttattctcAGCCTCAccatatccgaccttaatacgGTTCAGACCGGTTAATATCtggatatatctaccaaaaagaccaatattttgttctacaaaattgaatagagatatatttattagaccacgcaATGTAGGTGCCGAATTATGGTGctaaagttatccaattttctccggattgtgccaaaatggggtttacatatatacccgaggtggtgggtattcaaagttcggcccggccgaacttaatgcctttttacttgttttacagttttaaacttaaattttaagaaCATTTATCCGATATTCCCTGAGATTGCCTGTTCATGTGTCCCTTGAACGTATGATGCACAAGCCTTGAAAAAGGAAATAATCATTCGCTCCCTGGGTACTAAGAAATCTACAATCAACTGAATTTTAATTGTGGGAAATAATAATTAGTTTATATCATAAGCGTAGGAAGGTCATAAGCCAAGAATAATTTTAGACCGCCTCCGACTGGAATTTACTACTTAGCTTTCTATAAAATTTGATCCGTTTATTACCTTCCAATGCTGTTATGCAAATACGGTcgtgtctctccgtctgtctgttgctaTCACGgttaaaaaaatgagaaaacgAACTGAAATGTTGAACGGGTTAtgttttaaatgggccatattctCCAagggaccggaacgagcttgctcacgtacaggagcttgacgaggatctcctcatccacatgaaaatgtggctacaacaacagtaACGAGAAATCAAGTAGATCATGTTGGGATAGATGGAAGGCGTtctcattaccttgttgcagcaatggTTCGCAAACGTCTTAATGTAGTGGGAAACGTACGATGTGACACTGCAAGCTGGACttcggaaagctgcaaacacaacaggtaTAAGTATAGCTGCGCAATGACAAACCATTGACCATGGAAAGAGCAGCAACATCTCCCAAGGaaaccatggtacgaccagAAATGCCAAAATGCTACTGAAACCGAAAATGCAGCATATAGTCAaaagcaacgcgccagatggagaggagatatcgggagaaaaggagagtctcttccgcaagaagaagaagaagaagaaagtgaagaagaaaatggaaagatgtgGTGAGTATGGGTTaatcaagatattcaggagcCAATGAAAtccgaaatttcaaaaaattaaatatgaaaccgatggctttggtacaggcacttcttcctgcagagacaaagaaggaaatttgaTAACTAATACAGATAATGTGCTGAGGTTACGAaaagaacacttttcccagctgctggtatccgatgacGGTGACCATGAGCATActacagaaccaatccctgatgatgatatagaataTATAACACCTAGTCAGAACGAGAACaacgtagcagtaacccgaatgaaaaacaataagacagctggagccgatgggttgcggttgaaaagaattaaatatcaaaacgatggctttggtacaggcacatccttctgcagagacaaagaaagaaatctgttaattgatagtgtgctgaggaaatggaaagaacactttt includes:
- the LOC106083020 gene encoding LOW QUALITY PROTEIN: venom carboxylesterase-6 (The sequence of the model RefSeq protein was modified relative to this genomic sequence to represent the inferred CDS: substituted 1 base at 1 genomic stop codon); the protein is MSLVSSVTNDRRRSFCFCAIKTHLLLAVICLILQRDGTSEARTSPQLKVQLPHGGILVGRHLLTHKGRHMRAFMGVPYAEPPLGELRFKHPVPYRAWSGEKHVIEDSPKCTQRDPFRRDMILEGSEDCLYLNVYTPEAPESNEPLPVMVXFHGGGWECGSGISSFYGPDFLLNHDIILVSANFRLGPLGFLSTETVDCPGNFGLKDQLEVLKWIKANIASFGGNPNSVTIFGESAGGASVTYHMLSEKSKGLFHRGIVQSGAYFNPWAQPAHKGVPSQRARKMAKLVGCPSDGNWPRMLECLREKPANDIVATIYDLFDWDFDPMIPFPPVVEPDHPDAFLTVLPRSASQPHGLQLPIMIGVTSEEGLLKTASLLNIPDVLKDFKAKFHKVLPIVLNYDHLGNAEQQKITKKLEKFYLKNGHNYDKYNSQNITDLISDGWFVAGIDEYIRLRMSNFKKNSQKVGPTFVYLFEHKGAASFSELFKGGREMFYGACHADELQYLFPIAKELFVSASPTVKDLKVRDIMLSLWVNFAKSSNPTPTNGELPIWQPCETYPVSPYASIGSKHEEVDELFKFDSELYQERVELWNDIKPHVPAKEFQLKDEL